In Eubacteriales bacterium mix99, the DNA window CGCGGGGGCCTTTTGTCAATACCCTGCTGCAGGTTACCGCATTTGATGATGCCGTGTGTCTGATTGCCTTCAGCATCGCTTCTGCTGTGGTCAGCGCCGAATCCGGAGCAAATCTTTCCACATGGGATATCATTTTGCCGATCCTCTATAACATCAGTGCTTTGGTGCTCGGTTTTGTATGCGGACTGATACTGAGCAAGCTGATGACGCCGGATCGAAGCGAGGGCAATCGTCTGATACTGACCATCTCGCTGCTTCTCGGCATTGCAGGTTTGTGTGCAATCGTCGATGTTTCTCCCTTGCTTGCCTGCATGGTATTTGGCACTACGTATATCAACATGACAAAGGATAAACAGCTGTATGATCAGATGGAGAACTTTACACCGCCTATTTTGTCCCTGTTTTTCGTCATATCCGGAATGAACCTGGATATCACCTCCTTTCAAACCCTGGGAGTGATTGGAGTAGCCTACTTCTTCATTCGGATTATCGGAAAATATCTTGGCGCCTATCTGGGATGCGTGGTGGCAAAGTCGCCGAAATCCGTACGGAATTATCTGGGGATGGCATTGACCCCTCAGGCCGGAGTTGCCATAGGACTCGCTTTCCTGGGACAGAGAATCCTGCCGGGCGCAGAAGGCAACATGCTTCTGACCATCATCCTGTCCTCATCGGTTTTGTATGAGCTGATCGGACCTGCCTGCGCAAAGTTTGCCCTGATCCGTTCCGGATCCATCCCAAAGGAAAATCTGGAGACTGCAAAGGGGAAAGCCGTATCCGCCAGCGAGTCCGTGCCGGACAAGACACAGAATGAAAAGAAGCCGGACCAAAAACAGGACACTGTAATCAATTCATAACCATCCCCGTACCTCTTATAAAAAAAGCACCTTTGCAGGTGCTTTTTTTATACTTCAAAGTTCAGAACTCCACTGTAAATCCGTCATAGGCTGCCAGGAATCCATTTTCCGAAGCAGCTTTCTCCAGCTGCTCATGGGTCAGTCTGCCGTTATGGGACAGATGGTTCAGGACAAATACCGTGTTTTCGTCCACACAGCCGGCCGCTCTCATATCGTCCCGCATCCCGATGTCATCCTCCAGGCCCATATGGTACTTTCCGTCCCTGGACCGCCCGGATGTCACATCAAAAAATGCACAGTCCAGATGTGTATTCCGGACCATCTCCATGCTCCGCTCCGGAAGAAAACCGGAATCATGTCCGTAAAACAGCCGCTTTCCACCCGCTTCGATTATGTATACAAAGCATTCGAATCTCTGGTCATGCCGCGCCGTCAGGGGGGTCACACGAAGCTCACCCACCGGATAGGTATGATAAGCCTCCCAATAGTGGACCTTTATGTAATCCCTGCTTGCCTCCGAAGGAAATTCAGGGTGCTCTTCCTTCAGGGAGCCTGGTCCATACACATTGAGACAGGAGCCCTCCGCAGAATAGGCAAACGGAGGCCGCCGATATTCCAGATCGTTGGGATAAAAATGATCATCATGGGGATGGGTTATAATAATATGTTGAATTTTATGAAAATCAATATGATACCTCAGGGAATGCAGATAGGAATCCATCGGAAAATCAATCAGATATTTGTCATTGATGATGGACTGTGACCGTGTACGGATCTCCCTGCCGCCGGCCCTCCGTGCATGCTCACAGACAGGGCAGTTGCAGAATATCCCCGGAATTCCTTCTGCTGCAGCTGTCCCCAGAATTTGAACCTTCATGATGCTTTTCTCCTCTCTGACCATTTATGCCATATAATGATGTCAGGATTCCGTTTCCGGTTTCCCCCCTCATTATCCACGAATTCCACTGCTTTTGTCAAATCCCCTTTGCATAAATGATATAGGGCTTTCCCGTGACGGGGTTATTTACAATGCAGCTGTCCAGACGATACACCGTCTCAATGTTTTTCCTGGTCAGGACCTGCCAGGGAGTGCCCTGGCAAACGATCCGTCCTTCGTTCAGCAGGATCAGGAAATCGCTGTACCGGGCAGCCAGATTGAGATCATGCATCACCGATATGACGGTGCGCTTTCTGTCCTGCGTCAGGGAGCGCACCATGTCCATCAATTCAATCTGATGGTGCAGGTCCAGCTGGGACACCGGTTCATCCAGCAGCATGACGGCCGTATCCTGTGCAAGGGCCCTTGCGACAAGAGCCCTCTGCCTTTCGCCGCCGCTGACTTCATTGATGCTCTTTCCCCTGAAATCCCAGGTGTTGGTCAATCGCATGGCGTGCTCCGCAGCAGCCATGTCCTCCCGGCTTTCGGACCTCAATCGCCTGATATAGGGGTTTCTCCCCATCAGGACGATATCCCGGACGGTAAAATCAAAATCAATATAGGTATTCTGCGGAACAACAGAAAGCTTTCCTGCCACATCCCGGGTGCTCAAATCCATAATGTCCGTACCATTCAGGAAAACGGAACCGGCTGCAGGCTCCAGGCTTTTTGCAATATTCCGGAGCAAGGTTGTCTTGCCCGATCCGTTGGGACCAATGATGCTGTAGAGCTTTCCTTCTTCAAAAGACAAAGTGATATCGGAAAGAACCCGCCGGCCGCCGTAGCTCCAGCTCAGGTCACGGACCGCCACCGGATATTGTGCCGGATCTGTGCTTTTCTCCTGATTCCCGGATTCCACTCACATCACCTTCTTTTTGTTCCGATGCAGCAGATACACAAAGAACGGCGCGCCAAACAGCGAAGTCACAGCCCCAACAGGGATTTCAGACGGGGGAATCAGATTCCTTGCCAAAGTATCGCACAGCACCAGAAAAACAGCCCCCGCCACCGCGGAAAACGGAATTACCGCTCTCTGGTCAGATCCCAGTACCAGTCGAATGGAATGGGGCACGATCAGGCCTACAAATCCGATCACGCCGGCAGTGGAGACACAGCAGGCGATGATAAGGGAAGAGAGCGCCAGCAGAAGCTTTTTCACCTTTTCCACTTCAATGCCCAGACTTTTTGCCGTTTCCTCTCCGGTGGACATGGCATTCAGATCTCTTGCAAAGGCAAAGAGAACGACGGAGCCCGACAGCACCACCGGAAAGAGAATCCTCACCTGACTCCAGGTGGCTGTCGCCAGGCTGCCCATGGTCCACATGACGATCCGATCCATCTGGTCCCGATGAAAGAACATCATGATATTGACCAGGGAAGACAGGAAAAAACCCACCGCCACTCCAGCCAGAATCAGTCCCAGCGTCGGAATCCGATTTCCGATTCTGGCAATCCGATAGACCAGCAAAGTCGTCAGAAGAGCTCCCGCAAAGGCAAACAGGGCGATAACTCCCATGCCGCCCACCATTCCGCCCCATCCCAGGACAATGGCTGCCGTGGCACCGGCAGATGCGCCGGATGAAATGCCGAGAATATAGGGATCCGCCATGGGATTCCGAAACATGCTCTGAAAGGTGGAGCCGACAACAGAAAGCCCGGCCCCGATCAGGGCCGACAGGAAAATACGCGGCAGCCGCACATTCCACAGTATCATACGGGAGGAAGAACGTATGGAACCGACATCCGCAAGCCGGCGCAGCAGGGGAACCCCCGATACCATAATGCGAAGGGATTCCAGAAAGGAAATGTCTGCGGCCCCCAGGGTGCCGGATAAAATCATCAGGAAAAACAAGACAATCAGAGCGATCAGAAACAGGATCCCGTATTGTTTCTTCTTTTGTAAAAAAGTCATGGCAATTTCCTCGGTTTCTCTTCTATTTAAAAGCTTCCGGATGAATGTATTTGGCGATCTCCTTCAGACCATCCGCCAGCCTCGGCCCCTGAATTTCCAGCTTATTCTTGTCGATTTCAAGTATTTTGCCGTTCTTCACGGCATCCAGATCCTGATAACCGTTGGCCGTCTTCAACTGCTCCTTGTGATGGTCGGCCTTGGAGCAGATCAAAACATCCGGATTTTTTTCAAGAAGTTTTTCCAGACTGTAATTCCAGCCTTCCACATCATCGGCTGCATTTTTTCCGCCTGCCATCTCAATCATCTGACCGACAAAGGTATCCTTTCCGGCAGTATAATCTCCCATTTCTCCGAATCCCACCACATAGTACACACTTGGCTTTTCCTTTCCCTCCACCCGCTTTTCCACATCCGCAACCGTTGCCTTCATATCATCTATGATCCCGGATGCGGCTTTTCGGGCATTGAAAAGGCCTCCGATTTTTCCGATTGCTTCATAGGCGCCGTCAAAACTTTCTTCCCCGTACAGTATCACAACCGTCTGGCCGGCGTCCTCCAGCTTCTGAAGCACTTCCTTCTGGAAATGGGCGGAAGCGATCACAACATCCGGTTCCATATCCACAATTTTTTCGATATTGGGGCTCATCAGATCCCCGATGGACTCAATCTGCGCAGCTTCCTCCGGATAGCTGCAGTAATCCGTCCGGCCGATCAGCTTATCCTGCTGCCCGAGAGCAAAGACAATTTCCGTAACGGCAGGAGAGATGGAAACCACTTTCTGAGGTTCTTTTTTCAGCGTTACCTTCCGATCAAAGGAATCGGTAATGGTGAAGGGATAAATTGTCTCTGCACTCTCACTTTGTTTTTTTGTTTCCGTTATTTTTGTTCCGCCGGCACCATCGTTCCCCTTTTTGTCACTGTCCTGTCCGCAGCCGGCCAGCAAACCGGTAAACATCAGCAGGAAAGCCATCAGGATGGATAATAACCTCGATGGATTTGCCTCTTTCTTTGTTCTTCTCATTTTTTGTCTCCCTTTCTGTTATCCTGAGATTTTCCTGTATTCCTTCCATCATGGATTCATCCCGGATTCCATATTTGATCCCTGCCTTTTGTTGTGCCACGCAGACTGGGAGAATACTCTTCAATTCTCTATTCCCAACCGGGCTCCAATCCCCCGCTGAAATGGATGCTTCACTTCCCGTATCTCGGAAACATAATCGGCTGCGTCCACCAGTTGGCCCGGAGCATTCCGTCCGGTCAGAACAAGCTCCAGCCGATCCGGTTTGTCCTCAATCAGCGCCAGAACATCCTCCTGCCGCACCATCCCGGTCGTAATGGCCGCCATGATCTCATCCAGAATCAGCATGTCCCATTGATCCGTCTTCATTTGCTTCAGAGCATATTCCAGCTGCTGGTTCTGAAGAGCCTCTGATTTCTTTCGCTCCTCCTGACTCATATCCCAGGTAAATTTGCTCATGAATCTGCCCCGGTTCACTGTAAATCCTTCTCCCAGTTTATCAATGGCAGTCAGCTCTCCGCTTTCCATTCCTTTCAGGAATTGTACCATCAGGACTTTCTTTCCCCTGCCCCATGCGCGGAGCCCCAGGCCAACGGCAGCTGTGGTCTTTCCCTTTCCGTCACCGGTATAAATATGGACCAGGCCTTCCATTTTAACACTCCTTCCCTGTTATCCTTAATTGCCCTTCCTTTATTTTCCTTCTTCTTGCTATGGAGTTTGATCCTCCGGCTGTATTGCAAATAAAAAAGACCATACTCCTTCAAAAGGAACATAGTCCTGGTATGATCGTAATCCCATGCCTATTTCCTTCCCTCCGAAGGACTGCATTTTTTCATCCGGGCAGGTCTCCTGGCTGACGGGTCATTCTCCTCCCTCCTTCCCGGCAAAGGAACTGCCAGTGGATATCAGGATTTGTCTCCGTTCACAGTAGCGGGGGCTGCAGCGGATTTTCACCGCTTTCCCTATTAAACCTTTCGGTGCCCTGAATGAATCGGCCCCAAAACGGGCCGGACATTTTCTGCTTTTCCATTCTATTCTGCATTCCTGCGAAAGTCCCGCCTCCAAATACAGGAAAGCCTGCCAGCCATCCGGATACCTGGTATGCAACAACATTATTCCGGAACGGATATCTTTGCAGGAAACAGCTCATATTTCAGTATAATGTGGATCAGGAAGTCTGTCAATACACCACGCCATGAAATGCACAGGCCAATACAATCCCGTCATTCTCACTTCTACAGTTGAAAATAATTCATACAAATATTTTTCGGTACAAATCCTCGCCAAAAGCTGTTTTCAATGGCTCACCCGATATCATACGAAAGGTACGTTCCCCATTATCCAGCCTCTGTGCCCGCAGGAACTGTGTTTGACTGCTGCCGGAAAATGCAGCGGCATAACTGTAAAGATGCGTTACCGAAAAGACCTCCACACCATTTTCGACAAGCGCCTTTGTGATTTGCTTGCTGATCTCTGATCCCTCACGCTCATTGGTAGCAGCAAAGGATTCATTAAAAAGCATCAGCGCATTTTTCCCCAGGTGGTCAGCTGCCTCACTCATGCGGATAAGTTCCTCCTCCAGTTTACCACTTTGCAGGGTGACATCCTCCTCCTTCTTAAAATGAGAAAGAACCATGCTGCGAATCGGGACAGTAAAGCCCTTTGCCCCCACGAACATCCCGCATTGAGCCATGAGCTGCGCTTGCCCCATGCTTCGCAGGAATGTAGTTTTCCCGCCCTGATTTGCACCGGTGATAAGATACAGTTGCTTGCCGGCAGCTTTCAGGTCATTGCCAACCACTGTTGCATTTTTCGCCAATGCCAGGCTTACATCATACAAGCCCATCCAGGAACGGTCCCTGCTGTTTACGGAAAGCAGACTTGGGAAAGTAATGGGCATTCCCAGCTTCCCCAAAACATCCGCCAAATTCAAACATCCGACATAAAACGCCAACTCACCGCGCAGTGTGGCAAAGAAATGTTCCATATGCTCTGCTGCCTGTGCCAGCGCATTTGTCGCTTCGTTGGCGGCGCGCCCGCAGCGCCGCTCGAGATCTGCAGCCCCGGCATCGTCACGGTGAGCAATGGTATAGGAAGGAGCAAAGCGCCACCTCCACCAGAACCCCTTTCGATTTTTCCGACGGAGCACATAATGAATCCCCTGCAGAGTATTCCCGGGTACAGCACTGATCAGTAGGCCGTCCCCATCCTGCAGATCCTTCAAATGAGCATGGGCTTCGGCAAGGTAATCGTCGTTCAGTTCCCGTTGAAACCCGGTCAGTAAATTCCGAAAGCCTTCCGATTGAAAGTCCGGAAGATAGTTGTCTGCAACCCGGCGCAGTTTCATAAGCATCCCGATATAGATCTTCATGAGCTCAACGGCGCTTGATAAAGTACTGGACAGATAAGCGGAAGACAGCCAATGCCAGGAATCCTTTCTTTTCTTTTCTGTTTCGACTGTAATTTCATAGAGCCGCCGCACAGCATCCGGATTTCTTAGTGCATCCCTCAGGTTTTCCTGTCTGTAGCGAATTCCCTCCGCCGATTGCAGGGGGCAAAAAAGAGCTGTATCACATGCTGCATAAATAGTTTCGTCGCCCTGTGCCATAACATGCAGCATGCGCTTCAGCTGCAGATCTTCGGTTAGAATATTCTTTCCAAAACAGGGCTCCGCTTTCAAATTTAAATCCCTGTCCCGGAACATCAGATTTCCCTTCATCTCTTCAGCCTCCTGCAAAGTTGTTCATAGGTGAGTCCGTGTTTCCCGGCAATATGAACGGCATAAGCAAGACCATCCGGCGGTTTCCGGACGACTTTAAAGGTCCGCCGGGTCGGATCGTCCTTCCGCACCATACTCATCATGCTGACCGTTTCCTGCCCGTGTAAAGCCAGCTCATCAAGAAAGGTTACCAACACGGAAGGTGCACCCAACTCAGCCAGGGTATCCATCATAAGACCGCCCAGCAGCAGGGCATCGGACAGGGTAGTGGAAGCAAATATCTCATTGATAATGATAATGCTTCGATGGGTAGCTTTGTCAAAGAGATCATGCAGTCGTACCAGATCATCCTGCAACTTACCATTGGATGCAGACAAGTCTTCCTCCCGCCCAAAATGGGTAAAAATGTTGTCAAACAGGTACAGGGACGCTTCACGACCCGGCACGCACAGACCCAGAGAGGCAAGATAGTGTACCTGGCCGAAGGCGCGGGCAAAGGTTGTTTTCCCACCCTGATTGGGCCCGGTAACAACCATAACCCGTTCCGGTGCATCCAGCCTGAAATCATTGACTACAATTTTCCCGGATTTCTTTTGCGCCAGTGCAAGGTCAAAGCAATCAAAATCATGGAGATGATCCGGCTTGTCGCAAATCTTCGGATAACAAAAGGACAGGCCTGTTTGCCGGAGCGGCTGGACATAAGCCAGCCATGACAGATAAAACCATATCTCCCGGGAAAAGCGCAGAATTGTTTCATCCTCAAACTGAAAAAATCTGCAACAAAAGTGATTTAAGTCTGCAAAAATATCCTTGTAAAGCCCTGCGACCATATTCAGCACGGCTGCTTCCACATGATTGGCATAGGGCTCTTCCGTAAATTTATGCCGGTAATCCTTCGCAACGCTCTGACGGAATCTTTCAAAAGTCCTGAGAATTTGCTCTGAGTGGTCTGCCTGTCCCTCGTATTTGCGGACCCGTATGGTGCCATTTTTGATGAGCATGCAATATTTCACAGTGGAAAATTCGTCACGCAGTCGTTTTACATGACTGTAAAGTTCCGTAAAATCACCCGACATGCAGTATGCAGCAAGATATCCCGCAAAACTTCGAAGACCCTCCGAATGAAAAGTCTGTTTGGAAAACGCATCATTAAGGACGGAAACCGTATGGCAATATCGGTCCGCATAATCCAACATCTGCCCCCGTGTAAGATAATTGTTGCGCCAACTGTCCCCGGAGTTCAGCGAAGAACGGATCTCCTTCATGTATTTTCCTGTCCAATAAGCCGAATTGGAAAAATCAACGAGCAAAATACGAAGTTCTTCCTTCTCCAACTCCCGCATGACATCCTGTCTATAGTTCAGAACACCCGGATCCTGCAGCGGTGTATAAAAATATTCCTCCAGATCAAATTCTTCTATGGACTGAAAGACAGGCCCAAATATCTGATCAAGGTTTAAGTCCGTAAAACAGGCTGGCGCTTTGACCTGTTGCGGCTTTTCAAAATGCTCCTGTGCAGGAAACAGAATACTGTAAAACATAAAAACTCCCTCCTGGAATATAAAAAAGCCGATGCTTTCTCCTGTTACAGAAGTCATCAGCTTTTTGCAGTTTGGCTTTCGCCATGGGAGAACTTCTTTCCCGTTTCTTTATTTACTTAACGAGAGCCTGTGCCCCGGCAACGGCAGCGGTACACGCAGTGACACTCAGTACCATATAGGAAAGGGCGACGGCCGGTTCGTCGTTTTGGAGCAGTTGTACAGCTTCCAGGGAAAAGGTGGAGAAGGTTGTAGCGTCCCATCGTCCCCAGCATTCCTCCTGCGCCAACCAATAAACAGTTTCCAAAGGTATTCAATTCCTCAATGCCTCTGCAACTGCAACAGCCACGGCAACAGTAGCTCCAACCATTGGATTGTTCCCCATACCGAGAAAGCCCATCATTTCCACGTGGGCCGGAACAGAGCTGGAGCCGGCAAACTGTGCGTCCGAGTGCATACGCCCCATTGTATCGGTCATTCCGTAGGAAGCGGGACCGGCTGCCATATTATCCGGATGCAGCGTGCGGCCCGTGCCGCCTCCCGATGCTACGGAAAAATACTTTTTCCCTTGCTCCACGCACTCCTTTTTGTAGGTTCCGGCAACAGGATGCTGGAATCGGGTGGGATTTGTGGAATTCCCGGTGATGGACACGTCCACACCTTCCAGGTGCATAATCGCCACGCCTTCGCGTACATCGTCCGCTCCGTAGCAGCGTACCTGCGCCCGTTCCCCCCTGGAGTAGACAATCTCGCGCAGAACGCTGATCTTACCGGCAGCATAATCGAATTGTGTCTGCACGTAGGTAAAACCATTGATGCGGGAGATAATCTGTGCCGCATCCTTGCCAAGTCCGTTGAGAATGACGCGAAGCGGTTCCCTGCGGGCCTTGTTTGCATTTTTCACGATACCAATGGCGCCTTCGGCGGCTGCAAAGCTCTCATGTCCGGCAAGGAAGGCAAAGCATTTTGTTTCGTCCCGCAGCAGCATGGCACCAAGATTTCCATGACCCAGCCCAACCTTGCGGTCCTCCGCCACACTGCCGGGAATGCAAAAACTCTGGAGTCCGATGCCGATGGCTTCCGCCGCTTCCGCCGCCGATCTGACATCCTTTTTGACAGCGATGGCAGACCCCACAGTATAAGCCCAGCCGGCATTTTCAAATGCGATAGGCTGAATGGACTTTACGATGTCATAAGGAGAAATACCGGTTTTTCTGCAGATATCTCCGGCCTCCTCAACGGAAGCGATACCATACTCGTTCAATACGCCGTTGATTTTATCTATGCGACGCTCATAGCCTTCAAATAATGCCATGTCAATCTCCTCCTTATTCCTGACGCGGATCAATGTATTTTACAGCTTCATGAAAGCGTCCGTATGTGCCTCTGGCCTTTTCCAGCGCTACGTTGGCGTCTTCGCCTTTTTTGATGAAGTCCATCATTTTCCCCAGGCTGATAAATTCATATCCGATAATCCCGTCGTTTTCGTCCAGGGCAATCCGACTGACATATCCTTCGGTTAACTCGAGATAACGGGCTCCTTTCGCCTTTGTACCAAACATGGTACCAATCTGACTCCTCATTCCTTTTCCCAGATCCTCAAGACTTGCGCCGATGGGAAGCCCATCCTCTGAAAAAGCCGTTTGACTACGTCCATAAACAATTTGCAGAAACAATTCACGCATGGCTACATTAATGGCATCACAGACCAGATCGGTATTGAGCGCCTCCAGAATCGTCTTGCCCGGAAGAATCTCGGAAGCCATGGCAGCAGAATGAGTCATGCCGCTGCAGCCGATTGTTTCAATCAGAGCCTCCTCAATGATACCATCCTTCACATTCAGCGTCAGTTTACAAGCCCCCTGTTGAGGCGCACACCAGCCGATTCCATGGGTCAAACCGGATATATCCCTGACCTCTTTCGCCCGCACCCATTTGCCTTCTTCGGGAATCGGCGCAGCTCCATGATTTACACCCTGGGCAACCGGACACATATTTTCCACCTCAATCG includes these proteins:
- a CDS encoding cation:proton antiporter, which gives rise to MVYPFSQLNNTTTVLLTLSIILLAGFLLTRITKKAKLPNVTGYIIAGILIGPYVLKLIPLEMVGKMGFVSDIALSFIAFGIGRFFVKESFRETGIGIIAITLLESLIPGVLIALSLRFLFHLDWSFSLLLGAIATATAPASTMVTIGQYHARGPFVNTLLQVTAFDDAVCLIAFSIASAVVSAESGANLSTWDIILPILYNISALVLGFVCGLILSKLMTPDRSEGNRLILTISLLLGIAGLCAIVDVSPLLACMVFGTTYINMTKDKQLYDQMENFTPPILSLFFVISGMNLDITSFQTLGVIGVAYFFIRIIGKYLGAYLGCVVAKSPKSVRNYLGMALTPQAGVAIGLAFLGQRILPGAEGNMLLTIILSSSVLYELIGPACAKFALIRSGSIPKENLETAKGKAVSASESVPDKTQNEKKPDQKQDTVINS
- a CDS encoding MBL fold metallo-hydrolase, coding for MKVQILGTAAAEGIPGIFCNCPVCEHARRAGGREIRTRSQSIINDKYLIDFPMDSYLHSLRYHIDFHKIQHIIITHPHDDHFYPNDLEYRRPPFAYSAEGSCLNVYGPGSLKEEHPEFPSEASRDYIKVHYWEAYHTYPVGELRVTPLTARHDQRFECFVYIIEAGGKRLFYGHDSGFLPERSMEMVRNTHLDCAFFDVTSGRSRDGKYHMGLEDDIGMRDDMRAAGCVDENTVFVLNHLSHNGRLTHEQLEKAASENGFLAAYDGFTVEF
- a CDS encoding heme ABC transporter ATP-binding protein — its product is MESGNQEKSTDPAQYPVAVRDLSWSYGGRRVLSDITLSFEEGKLYSIIGPNGSGKTTLLRNIAKSLEPAAGSVFLNGTDIMDLSTRDVAGKLSVVPQNTYIDFDFTVRDIVLMGRNPYIRRLRSESREDMAAAEHAMRLTNTWDFRGKSINEVSGGERQRALVARALAQDTAVMLLDEPVSQLDLHHQIELMDMVRSLTQDRKRTVISVMHDLNLAARYSDFLILLNEGRIVCQGTPWQVLTRKNIETVYRLDSCIVNNPVTGKPYIIYAKGI
- a CDS encoding iron ABC transporter permease, yielding MTFLQKKKQYGILFLIALIVLFFLMILSGTLGAADISFLESLRIMVSGVPLLRRLADVGSIRSSSRMILWNVRLPRIFLSALIGAGLSVVGSTFQSMFRNPMADPYILGISSGASAGATAAIVLGWGGMVGGMGVIALFAFAGALLTTLLVYRIARIGNRIPTLGLILAGVAVGFFLSSLVNIMMFFHRDQMDRIVMWTMGSLATATWSQVRILFPVVLSGSVVLFAFARDLNAMSTGEETAKSLGIEVEKVKKLLLALSSLIIACCVSTAGVIGFVGLIVPHSIRLVLGSDQRAVIPFSAVAGAVFLVLCDTLARNLIPPSEIPVGAVTSLFGAPFFVYLLHRNKKKVM
- a CDS encoding ABC transporter substrate-binding protein; the protein is MRRTKKEANPSRLLSILMAFLLMFTGLLAGCGQDSDKKGNDGAGGTKITETKKQSESAETIYPFTITDSFDRKVTLKKEPQKVVSISPAVTEIVFALGQQDKLIGRTDYCSYPEEAAQIESIGDLMSPNIEKIVDMEPDVVIASAHFQKEVLQKLEDAGQTVVILYGEESFDGAYEAIGKIGGLFNARKAASGIIDDMKATVADVEKRVEGKEKPSVYYVVGFGEMGDYTAGKDTFVGQMIEMAGGKNAADDVEGWNYSLEKLLEKNPDVLICSKADHHKEQLKTANGYQDLDAVKNGKILEIDKNKLEIQGPRLADGLKEIAKYIHPEAFK
- a CDS encoding cob(I)yrinic acid a,c-diamide adenosyltransferase; the protein is MEGLVHIYTGDGKGKTTAAVGLGLRAWGRGKKVLMVQFLKGMESGELTAIDKLGEGFTVNRGRFMSKFTWDMSQEERKKSEALQNQQLEYALKQMKTDQWDMLILDEIMAAITTGMVRQEDVLALIEDKPDRLELVLTGRNAPGQLVDAADYVSEIREVKHPFQRGIGARLGIEN
- a CDS encoding DNA mismatch repair protein MutS produces the protein MKGNLMFRDRDLNLKAEPCFGKNILTEDLQLKRMLHVMAQGDETIYAACDTALFCPLQSAEGIRYRQENLRDALRNPDAVRRLYEITVETEKKRKDSWHWLSSAYLSSTLSSAVELMKIYIGMLMKLRRVADNYLPDFQSEGFRNLLTGFQRELNDDYLAEAHAHLKDLQDGDGLLISAVPGNTLQGIHYVLRRKNRKGFWWRWRFAPSYTIAHRDDAGAADLERRCGRAANEATNALAQAAEHMEHFFATLRGELAFYVGCLNLADVLGKLGMPITFPSLLSVNSRDRSWMGLYDVSLALAKNATVVGNDLKAAGKQLYLITGANQGGKTTFLRSMGQAQLMAQCGMFVGAKGFTVPIRSMVLSHFKKEEDVTLQSGKLEEELIRMSEAADHLGKNALMLFNESFAATNEREGSEISKQITKALVENGVEVFSVTHLYSYAAAFSGSSQTQFLRAQRLDNGERTFRMISGEPLKTAFGEDLYRKIFV
- a CDS encoding GGGtGRT protein; this encodes MALFEGYERRIDKINGVLNEYGIASVEEAGDICRKTGISPYDIVKSIQPIAFENAGWAYTVGSAIAVKKDVRSAAEAAEAIGIGLQSFCIPGSVAEDRKVGLGHGNLGAMLLRDETKCFAFLAGHESFAAAEGAIGIVKNANKARREPLRVILNGLGKDAAQIISRINGFTYVQTQFDYAAGKISVLREIVYSRGERAQVRCYGADDVREGVAIMHLEGVDVSITGNSTNPTRFQHPVAGTYKKECVEQGKKYFSVASGGGTGRTLHPDNMAAGPASYGMTDTMGRMHSDAQFAGSSSVPAHVEMMGFLGMGNNPMVGATVAVAVAVAEALRN